The Longimicrobium sp. genome includes the window GGCCGGCGAGCCCGAAGCGCGGCGCCACGCGCGCCAGGAAGCGGCCCAGCGCCTCCACCGGGCGGAAGCGGCCCGCGTACCCGCCGGTGCCCACGTGCACCTCCTCGCCGTCGCTCACCACCCAGGCCAGGTAGCCGGGGGCCAGCACGGGGTCCAGCCAGCAGTGGAAGGCGGGCGGCCCGTCGGCGCGCACGCCGCGGAAGACGTCTTCCACGCCCACGATCCACTCGCGGTTCTCGTCGAGCCCCAGGGCGCCCGCCACCCGCGACACGGCGCCGTCCGCGCCCACCAGGAAGCGTGCCCGCACCGTGCGCCGCCCGCCCGCGCCTTCGAGCACGACGGACGACCCCGCGCCGTCCGGGCGGCTCTCGAGGTAGCGCGTGCGCGGCATCCACTCCACGCCGAGCGCGGCGCAGTCCTCCAGCATGCGGCGGTAGAGCGCGCCCATCCGTCCCACGCGGAACTCGTCGCGCGGGCTCTCGAGCGGCAGCGCCCGGCCGGCGGGGGAGTAGAGGACCACGCGGCGCACGGGCGGGCCCAGGCAGTCGTCCGGGAGGTCGAAGTCCTCCAGCGTGCGCCGGACGAAGATCCCCGTGGTGTGCACCGCCGCGTCGACCGAAGCCCTGTGATCGACCAGCAGCACCCGGAGCCCGCGCGCGGCCATCCCCCGCGCGCTCTCCAGCCCCGCCAGCCCGGCGCCCACCACCAGCACGTCGTGGTCGCTCACGAGCGGACTCCGGCGAGCGGCGCGTCGCGTAGGCGAAAGACGGTCTTCGCGTGCAGCAGGCTGCGCTCGTGCCCGATCAGCAGGCGGGTGACGGGGTCGGCCTCGGTGACCAGGAGCCCGGGGCTCCGCACCCCCGGCGGGACGTCGAAGACCAGCGTGGTCGTGTACGACTCCCCCGGCCGGAGCGGCGCGGCGAGCGGCGTCTGCCGCCCGGCCGACGCTTCCAGCGCGCGCAGCCCCTCCTCCGAGGGCGCGTAGCGGTTCCCCTCCGCGTCCACCAGGCGCACGTCGCGCGGGTTGGGCGTGAGTGGGCTGCCGCCGCGGCGGGAGGAAGTCGTCCCGGGGTCGAACCAGACCCTGAGCGTCACCACCTCCCAGGCGCCGCGCGAGGGCCGCGCGGCGCCGAGGGCGGCCTCCCGCCGCGCGCCGAGCACCGAGTAGGCCAGGTGGCAGTCGATCTCGCAGAAGTACTTGGCGTTCCCCGGCTCCACCACCCGCTCGCGGCTGGCCAGCGAGAAGCCGGTGAGCGCCGCCAGGTACGCCGCCGCGACCGCGCCCCCCGCGAGCAGCACCCGCCGCGCCGCGAACGAGCTGCGGCGGAGGAGCAGGATCACGAACGCCACGCCCGCCGCCCCCAGCAGCGCCGCGGTGCCCAGGAACGCCAGCACGGAAAGGATCGCGTTGCCGTGGAAGTTGAAGAGCGGTTGCATCGTACGGCCTCCTTCGGTTGATCGACCCCAAGTGCTTTAGTCCTTAGTGCTTAGTCCTTAGTGCTTGTACAAAGGCCGATGATCGCGCCGAAGCCCCACTAAGCACTAAGGACTAAGCA containing:
- a CDS encoding NAD(P)/FAD-dependent oxidoreductase, which produces MSDHDVLVVGAGLAGLESARGMAARGLRVLLVDHRASVDAAVHTTGIFVRRTLEDFDLPDDCLGPPVRRVVLYSPAGRALPLESPRDEFRVGRMGALYRRMLEDCAALGVEWMPRTRYLESRPDGAGSSVVLEGAGGRRTVRARFLVGADGAVSRVAGALGLDENREWIVGVEDVFRGVRADGPPAFHCWLDPVLAPGYLAWVVSDGEEVHVGTGGYAGRFRPVEALGRFLARVAPRFGLAGRRADERRGGRIPVGGVLRRIASPRGLLVGDAAGAVSPLTAGGLDPCLRLSALAARVTADYLAGGDTTALEPYDGERFRRHFATRIAMRHALSAVRSPALAEAACAALRLLPPLAHHVFFGRGSFPDVEPATRSTVAHGPVRARLLDRVLYGTSAS